One part of the Candidatus Aminicenantes bacterium genome encodes these proteins:
- a CDS encoding ABC transporter substrate-binding protein has translation MRIVALILAMALAGSIPAAGEGASIIYLRPADAISLNPWQVDDFYSTEILANIFEGLVRFRKNTTAIEPCLATSWNVSDDGRHWRFILRRGVTFHDNSPFDARAVLDTFRSRLGKKQILYQRLSFLFSFITDIRSADPFSVDISLDRPYAPFLIALADTAAFIQAPAASQASPYFPVGTGPFRFSSWSKGKSLILTRNPDYWAGAGNSEKIIFKVMPDSLGRLLQIKNGSADMTVIQSAKEYEELSLRNEIAILRNPSISTRYLGFNTRKKPFDRREVRAAFLHIISKESMIKQIYQKLAEPAYSPLPPPIYPAGNPAPSPDFDLKAARALLKKEGLENGFDCTLYFPDGQEGIQEIADLLAIYAKKIKINIKKIRLPFTELVRIANRGEHDLLLMGWTTDPDPDFFLYPLFTFSPGNRNRFFYENPVLTRLLDLGKTTMDARQRSQIYEEALAILSKDVPWVPLCYPIDTVACNKKIKGLGFTPLGQILFRDVTMESNQ, from the coding sequence ATGAGAATTGTGGCCTTGATTTTGGCGATGGCGCTGGCGGGGAGTATTCCGGCCGCCGGCGAGGGGGCTTCCATCATCTACCTGCGTCCGGCCGACGCCATCAGCCTTAATCCCTGGCAAGTCGACGATTTTTACTCCACCGAAATTTTGGCCAACATCTTCGAAGGGTTGGTGCGCTTCAGAAAAAACACGACCGCGATCGAGCCCTGCCTGGCTACGTCGTGGAATGTAAGCGACGACGGCCGGCACTGGCGCTTCATCCTGCGCCGCGGCGTCACCTTCCACGACAACAGCCCCTTCGACGCCCGCGCCGTCCTCGACACCTTCCGCAGCCGGCTCGGGAAAAAGCAGATCCTTTACCAGCGCCTGAGTTTTCTCTTCTCCTTCATCACCGACATCCGCAGCGCTGACCCATTCAGCGTCGACATCAGCCTCGACCGCCCTTACGCCCCCTTTCTCATCGCCCTGGCCGATACCGCCGCCTTTATCCAGGCTCCAGCCGCCAGCCAGGCGTCCCCATATTTCCCGGTCGGCACCGGGCCGTTCCGCTTTTCCAGCTGGTCGAAGGGCAAATCGCTGATCCTGACCCGCAATCCGGACTACTGGGCGGGAGCGGGCAACTCCGAAAAGATCATCTTCAAGGTCATGCCCGACTCCCTGGGCCGGCTGCTGCAGATCAAGAACGGCAGCGCCGACATGACCGTCATTCAGTCGGCCAAGGAGTACGAGGAACTGTCGCTGCGTAATGAGATCGCCATTTTAAGAAACCCATCGATTTCCACCCGTTACCTGGGCTTCAACACCAGGAAAAAGCCTTTCGACCGCAGGGAGGTGCGGGCCGCCTTCCTACACATCATCAGCAAGGAAAGCATGATCAAGCAGATTTACCAGAAGCTGGCCGAACCGGCCTACTCGCCCCTGCCGCCGCCAATTTATCCCGCCGGCAATCCCGCCCCGTCACCAGACTTCGACCTGAAAGCCGCCCGCGCCCTGCTGAAAAAAGAAGGGCTGGAAAACGGCTTCGATTGCACGCTGTACTTCCCAGACGGCCAGGAGGGCATCCAGGAGATCGCCGACCTGCTGGCCATCTACGCCAAGAAAATAAAAATCAATATTAAGAAAATCAGGCTTCCCTTCACCGAGCTCGTGCGCATCGCCAACCGCGGCGAACACGACCTCCTGCTCATGGGCTGGACGACCGATCCTGATCCCGATTTTTTCCTTTACCCGTTGTTCACCTTTTCGCCCGGCAACCGCAACCGTTTCTTCTACGAAAACCCCGTGCTGACACGCCTGCTCGACCTGGGCAAGACCACCATGGATGCACGCCAGCGCAGCCAGATCTACGAGGAAGCGCTGGCTATCCTGAGCAAAGATGTACCTTGGGTCCCTCTGTGCTACCCGATCGACACCGTAGCCTGCAACAAGAAAATTAAAGGCCTCGGCTTCACTCCCCTCGGGCAGATCCTGTTCCGCGACGTTACCATGGAGTCTAATCAATGA